The following coding sequences lie in one Nitrospirota bacterium genomic window:
- a CDS encoding DUF485 domain-containing protein, with product MGRRGRGKRDRSEKTPNRDFTPSVAAETDIAPLGRAGAKPPHERTADEEMDVADWDRVAAREDFRALIAAKRAFVVPATLFFVVYYFALPLLVGYAPAVMKIKVVGAVNLAYLFALSQFVMAWGLAAWYLRAAGRFDAMAQNLITALGRRKGR from the coding sequence ATGGGACGACGCGGCAGAGGTAAACGCGACCGTTCAGAGAAGACACCGAATCGGGATTTCACGCCCTCGGTCGCCGCGGAGACGGATATCGCACCCCTGGGAAGAGCGGGAGCCAAGCCTCCGCACGAACGCACGGCCGACGAGGAGATGGACGTGGCGGACTGGGACCGCGTGGCCGCGCGCGAGGACTTTCGCGCGCTCATTGCCGCCAAGCGGGCGTTCGTCGTGCCCGCAACATTGTTCTTCGTCGTATACTATTTCGCGTTGCCCCTGTTGGTCGGGTACGCGCCGGCCGTGATGAAGATCAAGGTCGTGGGCGCGGTGAACCTGGCGTATCTGTTCGCGCTGTCCCAGTTTGTCATGGCGTGGGGCCTGGCCGCGTGGTATTTGCGCGCCGCGGGCCGTTTCGACGCGATGGCGCAAAACCTCATCACCGCACTCGGCCGGCGAAAGGGGCGCTGA